The following are encoded together in the Streptomyces sp. NBC_00341 genome:
- a CDS encoding SigE family RNA polymerase sigma factor: MAGSVAMGSVEEEFDDFYATAYPRLVRQLYAMTGDLAEAQDVVQEAFIKAWDRRGRFSGAPSQEAWIRTTAWRLAVSRFRRLRRGMQLMQHHHEQTHVEEPSPEHVVIVDALRKLPKNHRSVVALYYLCDLSVEQISAETGWPAGSVRTWLARGRRSLAVQLSASAEDATEESQNSAGRAGKEADHVG, from the coding sequence ATGGCGGGAAGCGTGGCAATGGGTTCGGTGGAAGAGGAGTTCGACGATTTCTACGCGACGGCGTATCCCAGGCTTGTCCGTCAGCTTTACGCGATGACCGGTGATCTGGCCGAGGCGCAGGACGTCGTCCAGGAGGCGTTCATCAAAGCCTGGGACCGGCGCGGAAGATTCTCGGGCGCCCCTTCCCAGGAGGCGTGGATCCGCACTACCGCCTGGCGGCTCGCCGTCTCGCGTTTCCGTCGTCTTCGGCGCGGGATGCAGCTCATGCAGCATCACCATGAACAGACGCACGTCGAAGAGCCGTCCCCGGAGCATGTCGTGATCGTGGACGCTCTTCGGAAACTCCCGAAGAACCACAGGAGTGTCGTCGCCCTCTACTACCTGTGCGATCTGAGTGTCGAGCAGATCAGTGCCGAGACAGGCTGGCCGGCCGGCAGCGTCAGAACCTGGCTGGCCCGCGGGCGGAGATCGCTCGCCGTGCAGCTGTCCGCGTCGGCTGAGGATGCGACGGAAGAATCGCAGAATTCGGCGGGCAGGGCGGGCAAGGAGGCGGACCATGTCGGATGA
- a CDS encoding DUF6286 domain-containing protein produces the protein MTEPQNPEHSTQRLPTVQPVERGDVLELDQSASGASYEPVPAKDRGEGGGGRFWSARRVPAGILALVVLGGAGLLLYDVAAVRAGHPAMQWRRTLADELARRPVNDVWVLTGAAVAAAIGLWLILLALTPGLRDLLPMRRDRPDVRAALDRTAAAMVLRDRAVEVSGVQSVRVRMRRSKAKVRAVSHFRELDDVRADLDTALSTGIAELGLSRPPGLSVHVRRPAKKG, from the coding sequence ATGACCGAGCCCCAGAACCCGGAACACAGCACGCAGCGTCTGCCCACGGTCCAGCCGGTGGAGCGCGGGGACGTGCTCGAACTGGACCAGTCCGCCTCGGGCGCGTCCTACGAGCCGGTGCCCGCCAAGGACCGGGGCGAGGGCGGCGGCGGCCGCTTCTGGTCCGCCCGCCGGGTGCCGGCCGGCATCCTCGCGCTGGTGGTACTCGGCGGCGCCGGACTCCTGCTGTACGACGTGGCGGCGGTCCGGGCCGGCCATCCGGCGATGCAGTGGCGCCGCACGCTGGCCGACGAGCTGGCGCGGCGGCCCGTGAACGACGTCTGGGTACTGACCGGCGCGGCGGTCGCGGCGGCGATCGGCCTCTGGCTGATCCTCCTCGCGCTCACGCCCGGACTCCGCGATCTGCTGCCGATGCGCCGCGACCGCCCGGACGTCCGGGCCGCGCTCGACCGGACAGCGGCGGCGATGGTCCTGCGCGACCGGGCTGTCGAGGTGTCCGGCGTGCAGTCGGTCCGGGTCCGGATGCGCCGGAGCAAGGCGAAGGTGCGGGCCGTCTCGCACTTCCGTGAACTCGACGACGTACGGGCAGACCTGGACACCGCGCTCTCGACGGGCATCGCGGAACTCGGCCTGTCGAGGCCGCCCGGTCTGTCCGTCCATGTCCGCCGTCCGGCGAAGAAGGGGTGA
- a CDS encoding ABC-F family ATP-binding cassette domain-containing protein, translating into MITASGIELRAGARMLIESASFRIAKGDRIGLVGRNGAGKTTLTKCLAGEGTPAAGTITRSGEVGYLPQDPRTGDLDVLARDRVLSARGLDETLRRMRENEERMANGKGATREKAMKKYERLETEFLTKGGYAAEAEAATIAAALSLPDRVLAQPLHTLSGGQRRRVELARILFSDADTLLLDEPTNHLDADSIVWLRDYLRSYRGGFVVISHDEDLVQTVVNKVFYLDANRSQIDVYNMGWKLYQQQREADEKRRKRERQNAEKKAATLNAQADKMRAKATKTVAAQNMAKRADRLLSGLEAVRVSDKVAKLRFPDPSPCGKTPLMAEGLSKSYGSLEIFTDVGLAIDKGSRVVILGLNGAGKTTLLRLLGGAEKPDTGEIIEGHGLKLGYYAQEHETLDPDRTVLENMRSAAPDLDLVAVRKTLGSFLFSGDDVDKPAGVLSGGEKTRLALATLVVSSANVLLLDEPTNNLDPASREEILGALRTYKGAVVLVTHDEGAVEALQPERIILLPDGVEDLWGADYRDLVSLA; encoded by the coding sequence GTGATCACCGCTTCCGGCATCGAGCTGCGCGCCGGCGCCCGCATGCTTATCGAATCCGCCTCCTTCCGCATCGCCAAGGGCGACCGCATCGGCCTCGTCGGCCGCAACGGAGCGGGCAAGACCACCCTCACCAAGTGCCTCGCGGGCGAGGGCACCCCCGCCGCCGGCACCATCACCCGCTCCGGCGAGGTCGGCTACCTCCCGCAGGACCCGCGCACCGGCGACCTCGACGTGCTCGCCCGCGACCGCGTCCTCTCCGCCCGCGGCCTCGACGAGACCCTCCGCAGGATGCGCGAGAACGAGGAGCGGATGGCGAACGGCAAGGGCGCCACCCGCGAGAAGGCGATGAAGAAGTACGAGCGCCTGGAGACGGAGTTCCTCACCAAGGGCGGATACGCCGCAGAGGCCGAGGCCGCCACCATCGCCGCGGCCCTCAGCCTGCCCGACCGGGTGCTCGCCCAGCCGCTCCACACCCTCTCCGGCGGTCAGCGCCGCCGTGTCGAGCTCGCCAGGATCCTCTTCTCGGACGCCGACACCCTGCTCCTCGACGAGCCCACCAACCACCTCGACGCCGACTCCATCGTCTGGCTGCGCGACTACCTCCGGAGCTACCGAGGCGGCTTCGTCGTGATCTCCCACGACGAGGACCTGGTCCAGACCGTCGTCAACAAGGTCTTCTACCTCGACGCCAACCGCTCCCAGATCGACGTCTACAACATGGGCTGGAAGCTCTACCAGCAGCAGCGCGAGGCCGACGAGAAGCGCCGCAAGCGCGAGCGCCAGAACGCCGAGAAGAAGGCCGCCACCCTCAACGCCCAGGCCGACAAGATGCGCGCCAAGGCCACCAAGACCGTGGCCGCGCAGAACATGGCCAAGCGCGCCGACCGGCTGCTCTCCGGCCTGGAGGCCGTGCGGGTCTCCGACAAGGTCGCCAAGCTGCGCTTCCCCGACCCCTCCCCGTGCGGCAAGACCCCGCTGATGGCGGAGGGCCTCTCCAAGTCCTACGGATCGCTGGAGATCTTCACCGACGTCGGCCTCGCCATCGACAAGGGCTCCCGGGTCGTCATCCTCGGCCTCAACGGCGCGGGCAAGACCACGCTGCTGCGGCTCCTCGGCGGTGCGGAGAAGCCCGACACCGGCGAGATCATCGAGGGCCACGGACTCAAGCTCGGCTACTACGCCCAGGAGCACGAGACCCTCGACCCGGACCGCACCGTCCTGGAGAACATGCGCTCCGCCGCGCCCGACCTCGACCTCGTCGCGGTCCGCAAGACGCTCGGCTCGTTCCTCTTCTCCGGTGACGACGTCGACAAGCCGGCGGGCGTGCTCTCCGGCGGCGAGAAGACCCGGCTCGCCCTGGCGACGCTGGTGGTCTCCTCCGCCAACGTGCTCCTGCTCGACGAGCCCACCAACAACCTCGACCCGGCCAGCCGCGAGGAGATCCTCGGCGCGCTGCGCACGTACAAGGGCGCCGTCGTCCTCGTCACGCACGACGAGGGCGCGGTCGAGGCGCTCCAGCCCGAGCGCATCATCCTGCTGCCCGACGGGGTCGAGGACCTGTGGGGTGCGGACTACCGGGACCTGGTCTCGCTGGCCTGA
- a CDS encoding class II aldolase/adducin family protein produces MSDQRQDPVEHAGHIEHTGATDHAGDIERAWGAVVATARRTAADGLVVGTSGNVSARVGGTVLVTPSGVPYDRLRPEDAVGVDLEGNQVLGELAPTSELPLHLAVYRNTAAAAVVHTHAVHATAVSTLVAEVPPIHYAAALLGGPVRVAAYARYGTDELAANMLTALRDRTGCLLGNHGTVTYGATLDEAYDRTAQLEWLCRLWLAASAVPGRSPALLTPDQLSDVGEALKGYGQPD; encoded by the coding sequence ATGAGCGATCAGCGGCAGGATCCGGTCGAACACGCCGGGCACATCGAACACACCGGTGCCACCGACCACGCCGGAGACATCGAACGGGCCTGGGGCGCGGTCGTCGCCACCGCCCGCAGGACGGCGGCCGACGGACTGGTCGTCGGCACCTCGGGCAACGTCTCCGCGCGGGTGGGCGGCACCGTCCTGGTCACCCCGAGCGGTGTGCCGTACGACCGGCTCCGCCCAGAGGACGCGGTCGGCGTCGATCTGGAGGGCAACCAGGTCCTCGGTGAGCTGGCCCCGACCAGCGAACTTCCGCTCCATCTCGCGGTCTACCGGAACACGGCGGCGGCCGCCGTCGTGCACACCCACGCGGTGCACGCCACAGCCGTCTCCACGCTCGTCGCCGAGGTCCCGCCGATCCACTACGCGGCCGCGCTGCTGGGCGGCCCCGTCCGGGTCGCCGCCTACGCCCGGTACGGCACCGACGAGCTGGCCGCGAACATGCTGACCGCCCTGCGGGACCGCACCGGCTGCCTGCTCGGCAACCACGGAACCGTCACCTACGGAGCCACCCTCGACGAGGCGTACGACCGCACCGCCCAGCTCGAATGGCTGTGCCGCCTCTGGCTCGCCGCGAGCGCCGTCCCCGGCCGCTCCCCGGCCCTGCTCACCCCGGACCAGCTGAGCGACGTCGGGGAGGCGCTGAAGGGGTACGGGCAGCCGGACTGA
- a CDS encoding Asp23/Gls24 family envelope stress response protein, translating into MTAVSGAGDRVAAAERGETRIADRVVAKIAAQAAKEAVDEPAEEGASPRATVTVHRDTARVRVSLELGYPSDIGRQCGAVRQRVAMRVKALAGMEVPEVAVQVERLHPSGASLAVQGRIR; encoded by the coding sequence GTGACGGCCGTGTCGGGGGCGGGCGACCGGGTCGCCGCCGCGGAGCGGGGGGAGACCCGGATCGCCGACCGGGTGGTCGCGAAGATCGCCGCCCAGGCGGCGAAGGAGGCCGTCGACGAGCCGGCCGAGGAGGGCGCGTCGCCGCGCGCCACGGTCACGGTGCACCGTGACACCGCCCGGGTACGGGTGAGCCTCGAGCTCGGATATCCCAGCGACATCGGCCGCCAGTGCGGCGCGGTGCGTCAGCGGGTCGCGATGCGGGTAAAGGCGTTGGCGGGGATGGAGGTGCCCGAAGTGGCCGTACAGGTCGAACGCCTGCACCCCTCAGGAGCGAGCCTCGCGGTGCAGGGGAGGATCCGATGA
- the amaP gene encoding alkaline shock response membrane anchor protein AmaP → MSGVRRTVNRVLLGLAGLVLVCVGGGVLAAATGLSVPSWWPWSGKNDVLLSEADRTRWRADGWWWPTVIAVLAVLVVLALWWLLAQLRRARLSEVLVDSGDGEGALLRGRALEGALAAEAGGLDGVSRAQVVLTGKRSAPRARIRLLVEPHAAPDEALGRLTDEALAHARDSAGLDRLPAEVRLRAVKHRAERVS, encoded by the coding sequence GTGAGCGGCGTGCGCAGGACCGTCAACCGGGTACTGCTGGGCCTCGCCGGGCTGGTGCTGGTCTGCGTCGGCGGTGGAGTGCTGGCCGCCGCCACCGGGCTCTCCGTCCCGTCCTGGTGGCCGTGGTCGGGGAAGAACGACGTACTGCTCAGCGAGGCCGACCGCACCCGCTGGCGTGCGGACGGCTGGTGGTGGCCGACGGTGATCGCGGTCCTCGCCGTCCTCGTCGTGCTCGCCCTGTGGTGGCTGCTGGCCCAGCTGCGCCGGGCCCGGCTCTCCGAGGTGCTGGTGGACAGCGGGGACGGTGAGGGCGCACTGCTGCGCGGCCGGGCCCTGGAGGGCGCGCTCGCCGCGGAGGCGGGCGGCCTGGACGGGGTGTCCCGGGCTCAGGTCGTACTGACCGGGAAGCGCAGCGCACCGCGGGCCAGGATCCGGCTGCTGGTGGAGCCGCACGCGGCGCCGGACGAGGCGCTGGGCCGGCTGACCGACGAGGCGCTGGCCCATGCCAGGGATTCCGCGGGGCTGGACCGGCTGCCCGCCGAGGTACGGCTCAGGGCGGTCAAGCACCGCGCGGAGCGGGTGAGCTGA
- a CDS encoding SDR family oxidoreductase — translation MDLGLKDRVYIVTGATRGLGNATAQALVDDGAKVIITGRDEKSVRAAADDLGPDAVGLAADNADPSVAQRLVDTALEGCGRLDGILISVGGPAPGSAADNTDEQWESAFESVFLGAVRLARVAAAALGDGGVIGFVLSGSVHEPIGGLTISNGLRPGLAGFAKSLANELGPRGIRVVGVLPARIDTDRVRELDALSGDAEASRTANEARIPLRRYGTPQEFGRTAAFLLSPAASYLTGIMVPVDGGSRHGF, via the coding sequence ATGGATCTTGGACTGAAGGACCGCGTGTACATCGTCACCGGGGCGACCCGGGGACTGGGCAACGCCACGGCGCAGGCGCTGGTGGACGACGGCGCGAAGGTGATCATCACCGGCCGGGACGAGAAGAGCGTCCGGGCCGCCGCCGACGACCTGGGCCCGGACGCCGTCGGGCTCGCCGCCGACAACGCCGACCCGTCCGTGGCGCAGCGGCTGGTGGACACCGCGTTGGAAGGGTGCGGCCGGCTCGACGGCATCCTCATCAGCGTCGGCGGTCCGGCGCCCGGTTCCGCCGCGGACAACACCGACGAGCAGTGGGAGTCGGCCTTCGAATCGGTCTTCCTGGGCGCGGTACGGCTCGCCCGGGTGGCCGCCGCAGCGCTCGGCGACGGCGGGGTCATCGGCTTCGTGCTCTCCGGCTCCGTCCACGAGCCGATCGGCGGACTGACCATCTCCAACGGTCTGCGCCCCGGACTGGCCGGGTTCGCCAAGTCGCTGGCCAATGAGCTGGGCCCGCGCGGCATCCGGGTGGTGGGCGTGCTGCCGGCCCGGATCGACACGGACCGGGTCCGTGAACTGGATGCGCTCTCGGGCGACGCGGAGGCCTCGCGCACGGCCAACGAGGCGCGCATCCCGCTGCGCCGCTACGGCACCCCGCAGGAGTTCGGCCGGACGGCGGCCTTCCTGCTCTCGCCCGCCGCCTCGTATCTGACCGGGATCATGGTCCCGGTCGACGGCGGCTCCCGGCACGGCTTCTGA
- a CDS encoding alpha/beta hydrolase → MHPAKATAAVVTSLLGAGAAAVAAGRYAGDVALKAPSGRPFPADRRVTVHATAAGQVTLTRSFAALRPGTYGLVGDDVHAVVGPVIDQAHQAADTVVRRLERVNRGTLRPGAKVRITPELHSGDPTTALGLEHREVEITGELGALPAWFVPGPRDTWVITAHGIGTTREHPLNLLGFLNGQQLPVLDIAYRGDAGAPRSPDGLSHLGESEWRDLDAAIRFAVRYGAEKVVLHGWSTGASMALHASANSALRDRICGLVLDSPVLDWATTLRALAAARGVPTALLPLAVRAAQGQTGLRGTRLLDTSLPLTLHVPTLIFHGPDDTLAPWQPSRALAAHRPDLVALHPVAQAPHAAMWNADPVYYEETLRRFLTPLM, encoded by the coding sequence GTGCACCCGGCAAAAGCGACGGCAGCAGTCGTCACCTCACTCCTCGGCGCCGGTGCGGCAGCGGTCGCGGCCGGCCGGTACGCCGGCGACGTCGCCCTCAAGGCGCCGTCCGGACGTCCGTTCCCCGCCGACCGCAGAGTCACCGTGCACGCGACGGCGGCCGGGCAGGTCACCCTGACCCGCTCCTTCGCCGCGCTGCGGCCCGGCACCTACGGGCTGGTCGGTGACGACGTCCACGCCGTCGTCGGCCCGGTGATCGACCAGGCCCACCAGGCCGCCGACACCGTCGTGCGCCGGCTGGAGCGCGTCAACCGCGGCACCCTGCGCCCCGGGGCCAAGGTCCGCATCACGCCCGAGCTGCACAGCGGCGACCCCACCACCGCCCTCGGCCTCGAACACCGCGAGGTCGAGATCACCGGCGAACTCGGCGCCCTGCCCGCCTGGTTCGTGCCCGGCCCCCGGGACACCTGGGTCATCACCGCGCACGGCATCGGCACCACCAGGGAACACCCCCTGAACCTGCTCGGCTTCCTGAACGGGCAGCAGCTGCCGGTGCTCGACATCGCCTACCGGGGCGACGCCGGAGCACCGCGCTCGCCGGACGGCCTCAGCCACCTCGGGGAGTCCGAATGGCGCGACCTGGACGCGGCCATCCGCTTCGCGGTGCGCTACGGCGCCGAGAAGGTCGTGCTGCACGGCTGGTCGACCGGCGCCTCCATGGCGCTCCACGCGTCCGCCAACTCCGCGCTCCGGGACCGGATCTGCGGCCTCGTCCTCGACTCCCCGGTGCTGGACTGGGCCACCACCCTGCGCGCCCTGGCCGCCGCCCGCGGGGTGCCGACCGCCCTGCTGCCCCTCGCCGTCCGCGCCGCCCAGGGACAGACCGGACTGCGCGGCACCCGGCTCCTGGACACCTCACTGCCCCTGACCCTGCACGTCCCCACCCTGATCTTCCACGGGCCCGACGACACCCTGGCACCCTGGCAGCCGTCCCGCGCGCTCGCCGCCCACCGCCCCGACCTGGTCGCCCTGCACCCCGTGGCGCAGGCTCCGCATGCGGCGATGTGGAATGCCGACCCGGTGTACTACGAGGAGACGCTGCGCCGCTTCCTCACGCCCCTGATGTGA
- a CDS encoding helix-turn-helix domain-containing protein, which translates to MAETLKKGSRVTGAARDKLAADLKKKYDSGASIRALAEETGRSYGFVHRMLSESGVTLRGRGGATRGKKAATA; encoded by the coding sequence GTGGCCGAGACTCTGAAGAAGGGCAGCCGGGTAACCGGCGCCGCGCGCGACAAGCTCGCGGCAGACCTGAAGAAGAAGTACGACTCCGGTGCGAGCATCCGGGCGCTGGCCGAGGAAACCGGCCGCTCCTACGGATTCGTCCACCGGATGCTCAGTGAGTCCGGAGTGACGCTGCGAGGACGCGGCGGCGCGACACGAGGAAAGAAGGCCGCGACGGCCTGA
- a CDS encoding enoyl-CoA hydratase/isomerase family protein: MTSLDTVLDKDGVRLTVDDAVATVTLTNPAKRNAQSPALWRALTEAGRALPGSVRVVVLRGEGVSFSAGLDRQAFTPEGFDGEPSFLDMGRGPEAELDAVIAEYQSAFTWWRRNDLVSIAAVQGHAIGAGFQLALACDLRIVAEDVQFAMRETSLGLVPDLTGTHPLVHLVGYARALEICATGRFVHAEEAERTGLANLVVPAAELDGAARDLAGALLAAPRDALVETKALLSGALSRTYEEQRTAERAAQGRRLRDLAGASD, translated from the coding sequence ATGACCTCGCTCGACACTGTGCTCGACAAGGACGGCGTACGACTCACCGTCGATGACGCGGTTGCCACGGTGACCCTCACCAATCCGGCCAAGCGCAACGCTCAGTCCCCCGCTCTGTGGCGGGCGTTGACAGAGGCCGGACGGGCCCTGCCCGGCAGTGTGCGGGTCGTCGTGCTGCGCGGCGAAGGTGTGTCCTTCTCCGCCGGCCTCGACCGCCAGGCGTTCACCCCCGAGGGCTTCGACGGCGAGCCGTCCTTCCTCGACATGGGGCGCGGCCCGGAGGCCGAGCTCGACGCGGTCATCGCCGAGTACCAGTCCGCGTTCACCTGGTGGCGCCGCAACGACCTCGTGTCGATCGCGGCCGTCCAGGGGCACGCCATCGGTGCGGGCTTCCAGCTCGCCCTCGCCTGCGATCTGCGGATCGTCGCCGAGGACGTGCAGTTCGCCATGCGCGAGACCAGCCTCGGTCTGGTGCCCGACCTCACCGGCACGCACCCCCTGGTGCACCTGGTGGGGTACGCACGCGCGCTCGAAATCTGCGCCACCGGCCGCTTCGTGCACGCCGAGGAGGCCGAGCGCACCGGACTGGCCAACCTCGTGGTGCCCGCGGCGGAGCTCGACGGAGCCGCCCGCGACCTGGCCGGCGCCCTGCTGGCCGCCCCGCGCGACGCCCTCGTCGAGACCAAGGCCCTGCTGAGCGGCGCCCTCTCGCGTACGTACGAGGAGCAGCGCACCGCTGAACGGGCCGCGCAGGGCCGTCGGCTGCGCGATCTGGCGGGCGCCTCCGACTGA
- a CDS encoding VOC family protein: protein MAGSTAGAASVFPTLLYDDAKAAIKLLTEALGFTAEAVYEGEDGTVMHAELSCGNGRVMLGSKGREGIFAKAMRGSGPVGVYVVVDDTDAHHARAVEHGVEILMPPTDQDYGSRDYMARDAEGNVWSFGTYAPGAAG, encoded by the coding sequence ATGGCGGGCTCGACGGCAGGTGCGGCGTCGGTGTTTCCGACGCTTCTCTACGACGACGCGAAGGCCGCGATCAAGCTGTTGACGGAGGCCCTCGGTTTCACCGCGGAAGCGGTGTACGAGGGCGAGGACGGCACCGTGATGCACGCGGAGCTGTCCTGCGGGAACGGCAGGGTGATGCTGGGCTCCAAGGGCCGAGAGGGGATCTTCGCGAAGGCGATGCGGGGATCCGGGCCGGTCGGTGTCTACGTGGTGGTCGACGACACCGATGCGCACCACGCGCGGGCGGTGGAGCACGGGGTGGAGATCCTGATGCCGCCCACCGACCAGGACTACGGCTCGCGCGACTACATGGCGCGGGACGCGGAGGGCAACGTGTGGAGCTTCGGGACGTACGCCCCCGGGGCGGCGGGCTGA
- a CDS encoding Asp23/Gls24 family envelope stress response protein, whose protein sequence is MTETPQRNRPENPDKDASSSLTKRGGGDPGTRGRTTIADGVVEKIAGMAARDVVGVHAMGSGLSRTFGAVRDRVPGGGKSVTRGVKAEVGESQTALDLEIVVDYGVSIADVARDVRENVVAAVERMTGLEVVEVNIAVSDVKLPDEDDDDDQPEPRLQ, encoded by the coding sequence ATGACCGAGACCCCACAGCGGAACCGGCCCGAGAACCCCGACAAGGACGCGAGCTCGTCACTGACCAAGCGTGGTGGGGGAGACCCCGGCACCCGCGGCCGTACGACGATCGCGGACGGGGTGGTCGAGAAGATCGCCGGAATGGCGGCACGCGATGTGGTCGGCGTGCACGCGATGGGCAGCGGCCTCTCCCGCACCTTCGGCGCGGTGCGCGACCGGGTGCCCGGCGGCGGCAAGTCCGTCACCCGGGGCGTGAAGGCCGAGGTCGGTGAGTCGCAGACGGCCCTCGATCTGGAGATCGTCGTCGACTACGGCGTGTCGATCGCCGATGTCGCCCGTGACGTACGGGAGAACGTGGTCGCGGCCGTCGAGCGGATGACGGGTCTCGAAGTCGTCGAGGTCAACATCGCGGTGAGCGATGTGAAGCTGCCCGACGAGGATGACGACGACGATCAGCCCGAGCCACGTCTCCAGTAG
- a CDS encoding neutral zinc metallopeptidase: MRFDDDAGLDTSEVRDVRGSRVPGGRATVGGGIAAVIALILGLLFGVGPEELGLSSGGSGTTATASSAAQVERSCRTGRDANTKDDCRTVAVVNSVQDYWKQEFARRGATYGNARTVLFTDRISTACGSATSAVGPFYCPGDRQVYLDLGFFDELRTTFGASGGPFAQAYVVAHEYGHHVQNQLGTLGRAQDGRTGENSDAVKVELQADCYAGVWAHHATTTPDGATGRPLITELTGADIRDGLDAAAAVGDDRIQERFQGRVTPESWTHGSAAQRQQWFTTGFRSGDPAGCDTLR, encoded by the coding sequence ATGCGGTTCGACGACGACGCCGGTCTGGACACGTCCGAGGTCCGGGATGTGCGCGGCAGTCGCGTCCCGGGCGGCAGGGCCACCGTGGGCGGCGGCATCGCGGCGGTCATCGCGCTGATCCTCGGGCTGCTCTTCGGAGTAGGCCCCGAGGAGCTCGGCCTCTCCTCCGGTGGCTCGGGCACGACCGCGACCGCGTCGTCGGCCGCCCAGGTCGAGCGGTCCTGCCGGACCGGCCGGGACGCGAACACCAAGGACGACTGCCGGACGGTCGCGGTGGTCAACAGCGTCCAGGACTACTGGAAGCAGGAATTCGCCCGGCGCGGAGCCACGTACGGGAACGCTCGCACGGTGCTGTTCACCGACCGGATCAGCACCGCCTGCGGCTCCGCGACCTCGGCCGTGGGGCCGTTCTACTGCCCCGGGGACCGGCAGGTCTATCTGGACCTGGGGTTCTTCGACGAGCTGCGGACCACGTTCGGGGCGAGCGGCGGACCGTTCGCCCAGGCGTACGTCGTGGCGCACGAGTACGGGCACCACGTGCAGAACCAGCTGGGGACTCTGGGCCGGGCGCAGGACGGGCGGACCGGCGAGAACAGCGACGCGGTGAAGGTGGAGCTCCAGGCGGACTGTTACGCCGGGGTCTGGGCGCACCACGCGACGACGACGCCCGACGGGGCGACGGGGCGGCCGTTGATCACCGAGCTGACCGGGGCGGACATCCGGGACGGCCTCGACGCGGCGGCGGCGGTCGGGGACGACCGGATCCAGGAGAGGTTCCAGGGCCGGGTCACCCCGGAGTCCTGGACGCACGGCTCGGCGGCGCAGCGGCAGCAGTGGTTCACCACGGGATTTCGCAGCGGCGATCCGGCCGGCTGCGACACACTCCGCTGA